CGTACCTTGCGCGACACGGGGCGCTGGTAGCGGCTCGGTCTGCCGTCGTACCGGACATTCCTGTCGTGATCCGGGCGAATTCGCGACCGGGATGTCCGGTACGACGGTTCAGAGTTCGCTGACGACCACGTCGAGCTGGGTCCCGGTCCGGCCGGACGCACCGACCTCGACGGTCCAGCCCAGCCGCTCCAGGGTGCCGGCGAGGGCGGCCGGGGTGCGCGGATCGGCCCCGTCCTCCAGCAATGCCCGCACGATCCGGCCCTTGGTGGCCTTGTTGAAGTGGCTGACCACCTTGCGGGTGCCGCCCTGCTCGTGCAGCACCCGCACGGTCGCCACGCGCGGGGCCAGGTCGGGACCGGGCCTCCAGAAGCTCGCGTACATCCCCGAGCGCAGGTCGACCAGCAGCCCGCGGCCGAGCGCCTCGGCCATCGCGTCCGGCAGTGCGTCGCGCCAGACCGCGGCGACCGGACCGAGGCGGGGGAGGGAGGCGTCGCCGGAGAGCCGGTACGACGGGATCCGGTCGCCCAGGCGGACCATGCCGAACAGGCTGGACGCGACCGCGACCCGCGCGGTGGCC
This region of Nocardioides sp. L-11A genomic DNA includes:
- the yaaA gene encoding peroxide stress protein YaaA, with protein sequence MLILLPPSEGKAVPRRGRVLDLASLSSPALTDARGEVLDALVTLCREDPAKAAEVLGLSAGQADLVARNAALPGAPTARADRIYTGVLYDALDVATLSAGAKRRATARVAVASSLFGMVRLGDRIPSYRLSGDASLPRLGPVAAVWRDALPDAMAEALGRGLLVDLRSGMYASFWRPGPDLAPRVATVRVLHEQGGTRKVVSHFNKATKGRIVRALLEDGADPRTPAALAGTLERLGWTVEVGASGRTGTQLDVVVSEL